In Clostridium omnivorum, the DNA window ATAATATCTTTTCCTTGAGTGCCTTTAATTATTTCATAGGTATCCGGAAATAAGTACCCTTCCAAAGTGTAGTTTCTCTTACTATCTTTCTTTACGTAATCCGGAACGGAGTATTCTTTGCAAGCCTCTATAAATACTTCTTTTGATATGATGCCTTTTTCTTCAAGCAAAGCTGCAATATGCACTTCATCATATCCTTCAGGTATAGTTACCTTAATAGCATTTTCATTATACTTTCCGCTATTTAAATCCTTAACAAATTCAGATATAGTTATTTTATTTGATAAGTCATAGCTTCCAGGCTTTATTTTTGTATTTAGATTAAGCCTCTTAATATACCATTTTACAATGTACTGATTCTTTAATAACTTCTGCTCTTCTAATGATGCAATTACCCCATTAAGGGTATCACCACTTTTTACCTTAAACTCTATTCTTTCACTTTTTGTAGTAAAAGGGTGTTTTTCAACACCTTTTACCCACAAATATATACTACCCATTGCAGCTGAAATTAAAAACAAAGATAAAATAAGAATTGAAATTCTTCTTTTCATACCCCGTTACCCCTTAACAATATTTAATCTATAGCTTTCTACTAGCTTTTTTTCTAAGTTCTGTATTTAAAATTCTCTTTCTCATTCTGATAGACTTAGGCGTAACTTCAACAAGCTCATCTGAAGCTATGAACTCAAGGCATTGTTCAAGTGACATTTGAGTTATCGGAGTTAACTTTAATGCATCATCAGATCCTGAAGATCTTGTATTAGAAAGATGTTTTCTTTTGCATACATTAACTTCGATATCATCGTATCTTGAGCATTCTCCAACTATCATTCCTTCATATACTTCAGTTCCAGGTCCTACAAATAGTGTTCCTCTTTCTTGAGCATTAAACAGTCCATAAGTAATTGCATCTCCAGTTTCAAATGCTACTAATGAACCTCTACTTCTTCCAGGTATTTCACCTCTGAACTCTTCATAGTCGTCTAGGACGTGATTCATTATACCGTTACCCTTAGTATCAGTCATAAATTCATTTCTAAATCCTATAAGACCCCTTGATGGTATCTTGAACTCTAATCTTGTATAACCATTTATAGCTGAAGTCATATTAACCATTTCAGCTTTTCTAGGTCCAAGCTTTTCCATAACTACTCCCATGAATTCTTCTGGAACGTCAATAGTTAAATACTCAATTGGCTCAAGTACTTTTCCGTTTTCTTCTTTATATATTACCATTGGCTTAGAAACTTGCATTTCATAGCCTTCTCTTCTCATTGTTTCAATAAGTATAGAAAGGTGCAATTCACCTCTTCCACTTACTTTAAAGCAATCAGCTGAATCAGTTTCTTCAACTCTTAAGCTTACGTTTGTTTCAAGTTCTTTGTTAAGTCTGTCTCTTATGTGTCTTGAAGTTACAAAATCTCCTTCTCTACCTGCAAATGGAGAATTATTAACCATAAAGTTCATGCTTAGAGTTGGCTCATCAATGTCAACAAAAGGAAGTGCTTCTGGACAGCTTGTATCAGCAATAGTTTCACCAATATTGATATCTGGAATTCCTGATATACAAACTATGTCACCAAGCATTGCTTCATCAGTATCAACTTTTCCAAGTCCATCATAAACATAAAGATTTGATATTTTTGCATTTGTAATTGAACCGTCTAATCTAACAACAGACACTTGTTGATTCTTCTTAATTATACCTCTTTGAACTTTTCCTATTGCTATTTTACCTACATATTCATTTGAATCAAGAGTAGTAACTAGCATTTGTAATGGCATATCCTTGTATCCTTCTGGAGCCTTTACATTTTTAATGATAAGATCAAATAGAGGATTCATATCTGTGCTTTCATCATCGGGATCTTTCTTAGCAAATCCGTCTCTAGCAGAACAGTATGCTATTGGAAAGTCAAGCTGCTCATCGTTAGCACCAAGCTCAATAAATAGGTCAAATACTTCATCTATTACTTCAACAGGTCTAGCATCCGGTCTATCTATTTTATTTATAACTACTATTGGTCTAAGGTTTAACTCTAATGCCTTTTTAAGAACAAACTTAGTTTGAGGCATTGGTCCTTCAAAAGCATCAACTACTAGAAGAACACTGTCAACCATTTTAAGTACTCTTTCTACCTCTCCACCAAAATCAGCGTGTCCAGGGGTATCAACTATATTTATCTTAACTCCATTGTGCATTACAGCTGTGTTCTTAGAAAGTATAGTTATTCCTCTTTCTCTTTCAAGGTCATTTGAGTCCATAACTCTTTCCTGTACTTTCTCGTTTGCTCTGAATATATTGCTTTGTCTTAAAAGTGCATCAACCAAAGTAGTCTTACCGTGGTCAACGTGCGCTATTATAGCAATGTTTCTAATATCGTTCCTAGTAAATAATTCCATGTGTATTCCTCCATCATGTTTCATTATTGTTTGAAATATATGTTAATGCGACCTCATAATTAAACTTATTAAAAACAAGGTGTTTATTGAACAAATTTTCTACACGCAAAAATTGGACACTATTAAAAGTATCCAATTTTACATTTAACATTCTTATTCTAATATTTTGTCAGTGAAAAGTCAACTTAAGTAGAATTAATTATAAATTTAGATTATTCTATATTATTATTTTATATTTCCATTATTATCGGCAATATCATTGGCTTTCTCTTAGTTTTTTCATAAAGGAACATTCTTAATGAATCCT includes these proteins:
- a CDS encoding endolytic transglycosylase MltG translates to MKRRISILILSLFLISAAMGSIYLWVKGVEKHPFTTKSERIEFKVKSGDTLNGVIASLEEQKLLKNQYIVKWYIKRLNLNTKIKPGSYDLSNKITISEFVKDLNSGKYNENAIKVTIPEGYDEVHIAALLEEKGIISKEVFIEACKEYSVPDYVKKDSKRNYTLEGYLFPDTYEIIKGTQGKDI
- the typA gene encoding translational GTPase TypA, encoding MELFTRNDIRNIAIIAHVDHGKTTLVDALLRQSNIFRANEKVQERVMDSNDLERERGITILSKNTAVMHNGVKINIVDTPGHADFGGEVERVLKMVDSVLLVVDAFEGPMPQTKFVLKKALELNLRPIVVINKIDRPDARPVEVIDEVFDLFIELGANDEQLDFPIAYCSARDGFAKKDPDDESTDMNPLFDLIIKNVKAPEGYKDMPLQMLVTTLDSNEYVGKIAIGKVQRGIIKKNQQVSVVRLDGSITNAKISNLYVYDGLGKVDTDEAMLGDIVCISGIPDINIGETIADTSCPEALPFVDIDEPTLSMNFMVNNSPFAGREGDFVTSRHIRDRLNKELETNVSLRVEETDSADCFKVSGRGELHLSILIETMRREGYEMQVSKPMVIYKEENGKVLEPIEYLTIDVPEEFMGVVMEKLGPRKAEMVNMTSAINGYTRLEFKIPSRGLIGFRNEFMTDTKGNGIMNHVLDDYEEFRGEIPGRSRGSLVAFETGDAITYGLFNAQERGTLFVGPGTEVYEGMIVGECSRYDDIEVNVCKRKHLSNTRSSGSDDALKLTPITQMSLEQCLEFIASDELVEVTPKSIRMRKRILNTELRKKASRKL